One part of the Dysidea avara chromosome 10, odDysAvar1.4, whole genome shotgun sequence genome encodes these proteins:
- the LOC136269070 gene encoding NAD-dependent protein deacylase sirtuin-6-like produces the protein MSRKRSDHDDDVEDSSTTTAQGTSCKRRRDSLENNHDKIGDCCFRRCTKGSGLLSSNEYVEIQAAIPKKGFSRILDACVVIWSDTGFARFHTQCWEDVLKTSRTRSIKKAAYKITAEEKMMIKDAAKTVEYHDSLEDIEKKAKTVAKLIQKSQHCIAFTGAGISTAAGIGDYRGKSGKWTEQDREQIVATLQVAASASSPNTSLQRMLSNESVSSVTEDGVPYESLRPTYTHEALKKLVDVGLLKHVISQNGDGLHGLSGISDEKLSELHGNVFIEVCEKCGHRYHRSSYVLDDSASLYYEQLEDSGKADIKKPKHAKQCETCGLSHRTGRKCEQSGCKGFLNDSIINFGDNLEDQIFSNAEDHAAKSDLCLCLGTTLRVTPACELVESGQEPLRLVICNRQKTGLDDICYSTDKGEQLGVRVFGDCDVLMEKVMREVLSLSELRTWEGERDKRLLEYDSFRTSM, from the coding sequence ATGTCACGAAAAAGATCTGATCATGATGACGATGTTGAGGATTCTTCAACGACAACGGCGCAGGGTACATCTTGTAAGAGGAGACGTGATTCTCTAGAAAATAACCATGACAAAATTGGTGATTGCTGTTTTCGCCGTTGTACCAAAGGATCGGGATTACTTTCGTCGAATGAGTACGTGGAAATCCAAGCAGCAATCCCTAAAAAAGGGTTTTCTCGTATCCTGGATGCTTGTGTTGTTATTTGGAGTGACACTGGTTTTGCTCGCTTTCATACACAATGTTGGGAAGACGTGTTGAAAACTTCAAGAACGAGAAGCATCAAAAAGGCGGCCTACAAAATAACAGCAGAAGAAAAGATGATGATTAAAGATGCAGCCAAAACAGTCGAGTACCACGACTCACTAGAAGACATTGAGAAGAAGGCTAAAACAGTTGCCAAACTAATTCAAAAGTCTCAGCATTGTATTGCATTCACTGGGGCTGGAATTTCAACAGCAGCTGGAATTGGGGATTACAGAGGGAAGAGTGGAAAGTGGACTGAACAGGACAGAGAACAAATTGTTGCGACGTTACAAGTGGCTGCCTCTGCCAGCAGCCCTAACACCTCACTACAGAGAATGTTGTCCAATGAGTCAGTTTCTTCAGTTACAGAGGACGGTGTCCCTTATGAATCATTGCGACCCACGTACACTCACGAAGCTCTGAAGAAGTTAGTAGATGTGGGTCTTCTGAAACATGTTATCAGTCAAAATGGTGACGGGCTACATGGCTTATCAGGTATCTCAGATGAAAAGCTATCAGAGTTACATGGAAATGTCTTCATTGAGGTATGTGAAAAGTGTGGCCACAGATACCATCGATCTTCGTATGTGTTGGACGATTCTGCTAGCCTGTACTATGAACAATTGGAAGATAGTGGGAAGGCTGATATTAAGAAACCCAAGCATGCTAAGCAGTGCGAGACATGTGGTTTAAGCCATCGTACTGGTAGAAAATGTGAGCAGTCTGGTTGTAAAGGATTTCTTAATGACTCCATCATTAATTTTGGTGACAATCTTGAAGATCAGATTTTCTCAAATGCTGAAGATCATGCTGCGAAATCTGACTTGTGCTTGTGCCTAGGAACTACGCTACGAGTCACCCCAGCTTGTGAGCTGGTTGAGAGTGGACAGGAGCCATTGAGGCTGGTCATATGTAACAGGCAGAAAACGGGACTTGATGATATCTGCTATTCCACTGATAAAGGTGAACAACTAGGAGTTCGTGTGTTTGGTGACTGTGACGTGCTAATGGAGAAGGTAATGAGAGAGGTTTTGTCACTGAGTGAGCTGCGTACATGGGAGGGGGAAAGAGACAAGAGATTATTGGAGTATGATTCCTTCCGGACATCAATGTAG
- the LOC136268913 gene encoding actin-binding protein IPP-like isoform X1, with translation METASAVPPVRGEVSDVTCKCTQLTDLPVPMYDVYVVVKDNKIYFAGGNSPDDHIIHQVLVYDTNTEQWSQLPPPGQYYAIPAIIGGKLVVIGGRLSANKEKTNKVTTYNEVTQTWMSHYPDLCIVRSKPGVVTYLEHVIVTGGATDGDKVQDDIEVLHWTENSHWRMVSIKLPLPMWGCRPTICDGNLLIVGFQGANMAISNDVYKIPVTKITAPANEQDVDDISTEWTKLTPTNYWYTSLVPDCFPPVIVGGWDKHSNQITTDIDIYNYSSQSWKKIGSLLYPRALTTVASITSNSFIVIGGCTKCDTFSNAKSSSLTVIELGELNFSTDCCDCEQ, from the exons ATG GAGACAGCTTCAGCAGTTCCACCTGTCAGGGGTGAAGTCTCTGATGTTACTTGCAAGTGTACACAACTGACTGATCTCCCTGTTCCCATGTATGATGTATATGTAGTTGTGAAAGACAACAAAATTTACTTTGCTGGTGGAAACAGCCCAGATGACCATATTATTCATCAAGTACTAGTTTATGATACTAACACAGAACAATGGAGCCAGTTACCTCCCCCAGGTCAATACTATGCCATTCCTGCCATTATTGGTGGCAAGTTAGTTGTTATTGGTGGACGTCTATCTGCTAACAAAGAGAAGACAAATAAGGTGACAACTTACAATGAAGTAACCCAAACCTGGATGTCTCACTACCCTGATCTGTGTATTGTCAGGAGCAAACCAGGAGTGGTGACTTATTTAGAACATGTCATTGTTACAGGAGGAGCAACAGATGGTGATAAGGTGCAAGATGATATTGAAGTGCTCCACTGGACAGAGAATTCTCACTGGAGAATGGTGTCTATTAAACTACCCTTACCAATGTGGGGCTGCAGACCAACCATTTGTGATGGTAATCTTCTTATAGTGGGTTTTCAGGGTGCAAACATGGCTATTTCCAATGATGTCTACAAAATACCAGTCACTAAAATTACAGCACCAGCTAATGAACAAGATGTTGATGACATATCAACAGAATGGACTAAACTGACCCCAACAAATTACTGGTATACATCCTTAGTACCCGACTGCTTTCCACCAGTTATAGTTGGAGGATGGGATAAGCATAGCAACCAAATTACAACAGATATTGACATTTATAATTATTCCAGCCAGTCATGGAAGAAAATTGGCTCCTTGCTGTATCCCAGAGCCTTAACAACAGTAGCATCAATTACTAGCAATAGCTTCATTGTTATTGGAGGATGTACCAAATGTGATACTTTTAGTAATGCTAAATCATCTAGTCTGACTGTGATAGAACTGGGAGAGCTAAATTTCTCCACTGACTGTTGTGATTGTGAGCAATAG
- the LOC136269068 gene encoding uncharacterized protein isoform X1 has translation MVDFISAFCTVLPIVIVSVLLALTWSSFNGRRAGLRPLARSGRGAGKKSRRFRQHTKAEWEDNKLYKAEMLILPKKQTNEEASAANSSTELSVLARKLHKPCLVCREQEAKRNCRYERCAVCCRMDKDSVCRAHGTGYESAMAQIELALTHQLYCVDISYAQIQQCPPRLIKLGSTPHSLNLSNNCLKSLPDELGNLSNLVELFLQYNHLQYLPDSLCKITTLEELDVKNNKLTLLPVNIGQLQNLVVLTLTNNQLTEVPSSIGDLTNLEELSLHSNCLMELPKELCKLTQLQVLYAGENKLKCLPDNIGRMSGLSEFDISNCELTRLPESLSNCTSLTKLRVSHNQFVMHTLHSYTTRTLLFRLSRLPARIGSLKELKELHMRKNQLKYFPFSISELDIYTINSLYNPLLEDTDIEIIKNLIKSPKELVPTLVELAGRMVAKYNIQRKPGDLPRRLEVMLCNGEWCTSCGGPIFFHYKSEITFGCVGIFRVPLYSITCSPQCHI, from the exons ATGGTGGACTTTATTTCGGCATTCTGTACGGTTCTTCCGATAGTAATTGTCTCGGTGTTATTAGCATTAACGTGGAGTTCGTTTAATGGTCGCCGCGCAGGGCTTCGTCCCTTGGCGCGTTCAGGTCGAGGTGCAGGTAAAAAATCAAGGAGGTTTCGGCAACATACTAAAGCAGAATGGGAGGATAACAAATTATATAAAGCCGAAATGTTAATTTTGCCG AAAAAGCAGACTAATGAAGAGGCAAGTGCAGCTAATTCAAGTACAGAACTTTCTGTACTGGCAAGAAAGCTTCATAAGCCCTGTCTTGT ATGCCGTGAACAAGAAGCTAAGAGAAACTGCAG GTATGAGAGGTGTGCAGTGTGCTGTCGTATGGATAAGGACTCAGTCTGCCGAGCCCATGGAACTGGTTATGAATCAGCGATGGCTCAGATAGAACTAGCCCTAACTCACCAATTGTACTGTGTTGATATCAG CTATGCCCAGATACAGCAGTGTCCTCCAAGGTTGATAAAACTTGGGAGTACTCCA cataGTCTGAATTTATCCAACAACTGTCTTAAATCTCTTCCGGACGAGTTGGGCAACTTAAGCAATCTAGTAGAATTATTTCTCCAGTACAATCATCTACAATATCTACCA GATTCATTATGTAAAATCACTACATTAGAAGAATTGGATGTCAAGAATAACAAGTTGACGTTGTTACCTGTTAACATTGGACAACTACAAAATCTTGTCGTCCTAACATTGACCAATAATCAGCTAACTGAAGTACCTAGCAGTATTGGTGATTTGACAAATCTTGAAGAGCTCAGCTTACA TTCAAATTGCTTGATGGAATTGCCTAAAGAACTGTGCAAGTTGACACAACTTCAG GTGTTATATGCTGGAGAGAACAAGCTGAAATGTCTGCCAGACAACATCGGACGTATGTCTGGTCTTTCAGAGTTTGACATATCTAATTGTGAGCTGACAAGATTACCAGAAAGTTTGTCAAATTGCACTTCTCTCACTAAACTACGGGTGTCCCACAATCAGTTCGTAATGCATACTctacattcatacacaacacgTACCCTGCTTTTCAGGTTATCAAGGTTGCCAGCCAGAATTGGCAGTCTTAAGGAACTCAAAGAACTTCACATGAGAAAAAATCAACTAAAGTACTTTCCTTTTTCTATCTCTGAATTGGACATCTACACAATTAACT CTCTATACAATCCTCTACTAGAGGATACCGACATTGAGATCATCAAGAATTTGATCAAGTCCCCCAAAGAACTTGTTCCTACTCTTGTTGAATTAGCCGGACGAATGGTAGCTAAATACAACATACAACGGAAACCAGGAGATCTTCCTAGACGACTAGAAG TGATGCTGTGTAATGGAGAATGGTGCACCAGTTGTGGTGGACCAATTTTTTTCCACTATAAATCTGAAATCACTTTTGGCTGTGTTGGAATATTTCGAGTCCCTCTATATTCTATTACTTGCTCACCACAATGCCATATATAA
- the LOC136269072 gene encoding JNK1/MAPK8-associated membrane protein-like: MNVSCDTLSGCPGRYCGRLSNGDGMCQSLCRACPLGHQITTLNDICTPCNQDADLRDYMFFVFMVLLTLSGHLVILAVEAIKGLKTRLSIIITACSCIMECIIAAILTLLLFEPYGDVVIKSCGAKQVSDFYPIFYNPIPDFVHELNCVSEVVHPLYSFVFVFLGFSLLFLVLFRGVASYLMRWCFRKKLINRASIFYSLIWIPFVVLFHAIFAGLIYFSFDYLSLIAGTIVFAIISVVAQKETEESSYHHDEVKFKFAFKLWKNPLYLSFGVMCTLFTMTGILSLTDEIDSNTLRLQLLPVAITPFVTFPLLSTFANPDHYLTAWGSRPRGYNGPLS; encoded by the exons ATGAACGTTTCGT GTGATACGTTGAGCGGGTGTCCGGGTAGATACTGTGGTCGCTTGTCAAATGGTGATGGAATGTGCCAATCATTATGCAGG GCATGTCCGTTAGGACACCAAATTACAACACTCAATGATATTTGTACTCCATGTAATCAAGATGCTGATCTTCGAGACTATATGTTCTTTGTGTTCATGGTTTTGTTAACACTCAGTGGACACCTTGTTATCCTGGCCGTGGAGGCAATCAAGGGACTGAAAACTCGGCTAAGTATTAT AATAACAGCCTGTTCTTGTATTATGGAATGTATTATAGCAGCAATACTCACGTTACTATTGTTTGAACCTTATG GTGATGTAGTGATTAAATCCTGCGGTGCTAAGCAAGTTAGTGATTTTTATCCAATTTTCTATAACCCCATACCAGATTTTGTCCATGAACTGAACTGTGTGTCAGAAGTGGTTCATCCATT GTActcatttgtatttgtatttctgGGCTTCAGTCTGCTATTTCTTGTCTTATTTCGCGGTGTTGCGAGCTATTTGATGAGGTGGTGCTTCAGAAAGAAGCTTATTAATAGAGCATCAATTTTTTACTCCTTGATTTGGATTCCATTTGTTGTCTTGTTTCATGCCATATTTGCTGGATTAATTT ATTTTTCATTCGATTATCTTAGTTTAATAGCCGGCACAATTGTATTTGCAATTATATCAGTTGTAGCACAGAAAGAAACTGAG GAAAGTTCATATCACCATGATGAAGTGAAGTTTAAG TTTGCATTCAAGTTGTGGAAGAATCCACTCTATTTGTCATTTGGTGTAATGTGTACTCTTTTTACAATGACGGGAATTCTCAGTTTGACAGATGAAATTGACAGTAACACTTTACGGCTACAGTTGCTGCCTGTAGCCATCACTCCATTTGTCACTTTTCCACTTCTTTCAACATTTGCTAATCCAGACCACTACCTCACAGCTTGGGGCTCACGTCCAAGAGGCTACAATGGACCCCTTTCATGA
- the LOC136269068 gene encoding uncharacterized protein isoform X2 has protein sequence MVDFISAFCTVLPIVIVSVLLALTWSSFNGRRAGLRPLARSGRGAGKKSRRFRQHTKAEWEDNKLYKAEMLILPKKQTNEEASAANSSTELSVLARKLHKPCLVCREQEAKRNCRYERCAVCCRMDKDSVCRAHGTGYESAMAQIELALTHQLYCVDISYAQIQQCPPRLIKLGSTPHSLNLSNNCLKSLPDELGNLSNLVELFLQYNHLQYLPDSLCKITTLEELDVKNNKLTLLPVNIGQLQNLVVLTLTNNQLTEVPSSIGDLTNLEELSLHSNCLMELPKELCKLTQLQVLYAGENKLKCLPDNIGRMSGLSEFDISNCELTRLPESLSNCTSLTKLRVSHNQLSRLPARIGSLKELKELHMRKNQLKYFPFSISELDIYTINSLYNPLLEDTDIEIIKNLIKSPKELVPTLVELAGRMVAKYNIQRKPGDLPRRLEVMLCNGEWCTSCGGPIFFHYKSEITFGCVGIFRVPLYSITCSPQCHI, from the exons ATGGTGGACTTTATTTCGGCATTCTGTACGGTTCTTCCGATAGTAATTGTCTCGGTGTTATTAGCATTAACGTGGAGTTCGTTTAATGGTCGCCGCGCAGGGCTTCGTCCCTTGGCGCGTTCAGGTCGAGGTGCAGGTAAAAAATCAAGGAGGTTTCGGCAACATACTAAAGCAGAATGGGAGGATAACAAATTATATAAAGCCGAAATGTTAATTTTGCCG AAAAAGCAGACTAATGAAGAGGCAAGTGCAGCTAATTCAAGTACAGAACTTTCTGTACTGGCAAGAAAGCTTCATAAGCCCTGTCTTGT ATGCCGTGAACAAGAAGCTAAGAGAAACTGCAG GTATGAGAGGTGTGCAGTGTGCTGTCGTATGGATAAGGACTCAGTCTGCCGAGCCCATGGAACTGGTTATGAATCAGCGATGGCTCAGATAGAACTAGCCCTAACTCACCAATTGTACTGTGTTGATATCAG CTATGCCCAGATACAGCAGTGTCCTCCAAGGTTGATAAAACTTGGGAGTACTCCA cataGTCTGAATTTATCCAACAACTGTCTTAAATCTCTTCCGGACGAGTTGGGCAACTTAAGCAATCTAGTAGAATTATTTCTCCAGTACAATCATCTACAATATCTACCA GATTCATTATGTAAAATCACTACATTAGAAGAATTGGATGTCAAGAATAACAAGTTGACGTTGTTACCTGTTAACATTGGACAACTACAAAATCTTGTCGTCCTAACATTGACCAATAATCAGCTAACTGAAGTACCTAGCAGTATTGGTGATTTGACAAATCTTGAAGAGCTCAGCTTACA TTCAAATTGCTTGATGGAATTGCCTAAAGAACTGTGCAAGTTGACACAACTTCAG GTGTTATATGCTGGAGAGAACAAGCTGAAATGTCTGCCAGACAACATCGGACGTATGTCTGGTCTTTCAGAGTTTGACATATCTAATTGTGAGCTGACAAGATTACCAGAAAGTTTGTCAAATTGCACTTCTCTCACTAAACTACGGGTGTCCCACAATCA GTTATCAAGGTTGCCAGCCAGAATTGGCAGTCTTAAGGAACTCAAAGAACTTCACATGAGAAAAAATCAACTAAAGTACTTTCCTTTTTCTATCTCTGAATTGGACATCTACACAATTAACT CTCTATACAATCCTCTACTAGAGGATACCGACATTGAGATCATCAAGAATTTGATCAAGTCCCCCAAAGAACTTGTTCCTACTCTTGTTGAATTAGCCGGACGAATGGTAGCTAAATACAACATACAACGGAAACCAGGAGATCTTCCTAGACGACTAGAAG TGATGCTGTGTAATGGAGAATGGTGCACCAGTTGTGGTGGACCAATTTTTTTCCACTATAAATCTGAAATCACTTTTGGCTGTGTTGGAATATTTCGAGTCCCTCTATATTCTATTACTTGCTCACCACAATGCCATATATAA
- the LOC136269068 gene encoding leucine-rich repeat-containing protein 1-like isoform X3, with protein sequence MSTVYERCAVCCRMDKDSVCRAHGTGYESAMAQIELALTHQLYCVDISYAQIQQCPPRLIKLGSTPHSLNLSNNCLKSLPDELGNLSNLVELFLQYNHLQYLPDSLCKITTLEELDVKNNKLTLLPVNIGQLQNLVVLTLTNNQLTEVPSSIGDLTNLEELSLHSNCLMELPKELCKLTQLQVLYAGENKLKCLPDNIGRMSGLSEFDISNCELTRLPESLSNCTSLTKLRVSHNQFVMHTLHSYTTRTLLFRLSRLPARIGSLKELKELHMRKNQLKYFPFSISELDIYTINSLYNPLLEDTDIEIIKNLIKSPKELVPTLVELAGRMVAKYNIQRKPGDLPRRLEVMLCNGEWCTSCGGPIFFHYKSEITFGCVGIFRVPLYSITCSPQCHI encoded by the exons ATgagtacagt GTATGAGAGGTGTGCAGTGTGCTGTCGTATGGATAAGGACTCAGTCTGCCGAGCCCATGGAACTGGTTATGAATCAGCGATGGCTCAGATAGAACTAGCCCTAACTCACCAATTGTACTGTGTTGATATCAG CTATGCCCAGATACAGCAGTGTCCTCCAAGGTTGATAAAACTTGGGAGTACTCCA cataGTCTGAATTTATCCAACAACTGTCTTAAATCTCTTCCGGACGAGTTGGGCAACTTAAGCAATCTAGTAGAATTATTTCTCCAGTACAATCATCTACAATATCTACCA GATTCATTATGTAAAATCACTACATTAGAAGAATTGGATGTCAAGAATAACAAGTTGACGTTGTTACCTGTTAACATTGGACAACTACAAAATCTTGTCGTCCTAACATTGACCAATAATCAGCTAACTGAAGTACCTAGCAGTATTGGTGATTTGACAAATCTTGAAGAGCTCAGCTTACA TTCAAATTGCTTGATGGAATTGCCTAAAGAACTGTGCAAGTTGACACAACTTCAG GTGTTATATGCTGGAGAGAACAAGCTGAAATGTCTGCCAGACAACATCGGACGTATGTCTGGTCTTTCAGAGTTTGACATATCTAATTGTGAGCTGACAAGATTACCAGAAAGTTTGTCAAATTGCACTTCTCTCACTAAACTACGGGTGTCCCACAATCAGTTCGTAATGCATACTctacattcatacacaacacgTACCCTGCTTTTCAGGTTATCAAGGTTGCCAGCCAGAATTGGCAGTCTTAAGGAACTCAAAGAACTTCACATGAGAAAAAATCAACTAAAGTACTTTCCTTTTTCTATCTCTGAATTGGACATCTACACAATTAACT CTCTATACAATCCTCTACTAGAGGATACCGACATTGAGATCATCAAGAATTTGATCAAGTCCCCCAAAGAACTTGTTCCTACTCTTGTTGAATTAGCCGGACGAATGGTAGCTAAATACAACATACAACGGAAACCAGGAGATCTTCCTAGACGACTAGAAG TGATGCTGTGTAATGGAGAATGGTGCACCAGTTGTGGTGGACCAATTTTTTTCCACTATAAATCTGAAATCACTTTTGGCTGTGTTGGAATATTTCGAGTCCCTCTATATTCTATTACTTGCTCACCACAATGCCATATATAA
- the LOC136269074 gene encoding vesicle transport through interaction with t-SNAREs homolog 1B-like, which produces MSSETLENLEDGLTKLLDQLKSTVYHQLPELRGERRRQEVRSADRVIEEANGYLRSMEIELRNAPGSYQVEVNRRISRYRAELTRLRQNMRQQSERSELLADDHDTRIREIDDNQRQRMLKNTKSLHAASDALARTHAVAEETDTIAVDVMGELHNQRTTLLRTKDRLAETDEEVSRSRRLITEIGCKIFQNRIIAIVVILCEILILGGVLYWKFATKK; this is translated from the exons ATGTCTTCTGAGACGTTAGAAAACTTAGAGGATGGGTTGACTAAGCTGCTAGACCAACTCAAGAGTACCGTCTATCATCAATTACCCGAACTACGAGGAG AACGGCGGAGACAAGAAGTTCGGTCAGCAGATCGAGTAATAGAGGAGGCCAATGGATAT CTGCGTAGTATGGAAATTGAGTTACGAAATGCACCTGGCAGTTACCAAGTGGAAGTAAACCGTAGGATTAGTCGATACAGGGCAGAGTTAACTCGACTAAGACAAAACATG AGACAACAATCAGAACGCAGTGAATTATTAGCTGATGATCATGACACTAGAATAAGA GAAATTGATGATAATCAGAGACAGAGGATGTTGAAGAATACCAAATCACTACATGCAGCATCAGATGCATTAGCAAGAACACATGCTGTTGCAGAAGAGACAG ATACTATCGCTGTTGATGTAATGGGTGAATTACATAACCAAAGAACCACCTTACTGAGAACAAAAGACAGG TTGGCTGAAACAGATGAAGAAGTAAGCAGGTCAAGACGACTCATAACAGAAATTGGATGCAA AATCTTCCAGAACAGAATTATTGCCATTGTAGTGATTTTGTGTGAAATACTGATCTTGGGTGGTGTTCTATATTGGAAATTTGCTACAAAGAAATAA
- the LOC136268913 gene encoding uncharacterized protein isoform X2, translating into MEAASVVPPVRGEVSDVTCKCTQLTDLPVPMYDGYVVVKDNKIYFAGGNSPDDHIIHQVLVYDTNTEQWSQLPPPGQYYAIPAIIGGKLVVIGGRLSANKEKTNKVTTYNEVTQTWMSHYPDLCIVRSKPGVVTYLEHVIVAGGGTDGDKVQNDIEVLHWTENSHWRMVSIKLPLPMWGYKPTICDGNLLIVGFHGTNMAISNDVYKIPVTKITVPANEQSVDDTSTEWTKLTSTNYWYTSLVPDCFPPVIVGGWDKQSKQITTDIDIYNYSSQSWKKIGSLLYPRALTTVASITSSSFIVIGGCTKCDTFSNAKSSSLTVIELGELNLSTDCCDCEQ; encoded by the exons ATG GAGGCAGCTTCAGTAGTTCCACCTGTCAGGGGTGAAGTCTCTGATGTTACTTGCAAGTGCACACAACTGACTGATCTCCCTGTTCCCATGTATGATGGATATGTAGTTGTGAAAGACAACAAAATTTACTTTGCTGGTGGAAATAGCCCAGATGACCATATTATTCATCAAGTACTAGTTTATGATACTAATACAGAACAATGGAGCCAGTTACCTCCCCCAGGTCAATACTATGCCATTCCTGCCATTATTGGCGGCAAGTTAGTTGTTATTGGTGGACGTCTATCTGCTAACAAAGAGAAGACAAATAAAGTGACAACTTACAATGAAGTAACTCAAACCTGGATGTCTCACTACCCTGATCTGTGTATTGTCAGGAGCAAACCAGGAGTGGTGACTTATTTGGAACATGTCATTGTTGCTGGAGGAGGAACAGATGGTGATAAGGTGCAAAATGATATTGAAGTGCTCCACTGGACAGAGAATTCTCACTGGAGAATGGTGTCTATTAAACTACCCTTACCAATGTGGGGCTACAAACCAACCATTTGTGATGGTAATCTTCTTATAGTGGGTTTTCATGGTACAAACATGGCTATTTCCAATGATGTCTACAAAATACCAgtcactaaaattacagtaccAGCTAATGAACAAAGTGTCGATGACACATCAACAGAATGGACCAAACTGACCTCAACTAATTACTGGTATACATCCTTAGTACCCGACTGCTTTCCACCAGTTATAGTTGGAGGATGGGATAAACAAAGCAAACAAATTACAACGGACATTGACATTTATAATTATTCCAGCCAGTCGTGGAAGAAAATTGGCTCCTTGCTGTATCCCAGAGCCTTAACAACAGTAGCATCAATTACTAGCAGTAGTTTCATTGTCATTGGAGGATGTACCAAATGTGATACTTTTAGTAATGCTAAATCATCTAGTCTGACTGTGATAGAACTGGGAGAGCTAAATTTATCCACTGACTGTTGTGATTGTGAGCAATAG